In the genome of Streptomyces sp. NBC_00190, one region contains:
- a CDS encoding (2Fe-2S)-binding protein, translating to MDDVLRELASVGPFFAVPYGKEPPGPGFRPMTALYGEHLGAYTAEVGRRIGSGPGRVAASTAHLGIASRLWSIGLGCAALAGRVPDLAADRVWWRLPTAGSLELWLPEPGELPAEELGESVLGNLALLDAGLRERLRVSPKVLRGNAASGLVGALRVLTDRVAGRVAVDLAAALLAEDGPLGGTGTFVHEEGLGVAFARRSCCLYYQVPGGGFCGDCVLRTR from the coding sequence GTGGACGACGTGCTGCGGGAGCTGGCCTCCGTGGGGCCCTTCTTCGCCGTGCCGTACGGGAAGGAACCGCCCGGCCCGGGCTTCCGGCCCATGACCGCCCTGTACGGGGAGCACCTGGGGGCGTACACCGCCGAGGTCGGGCGGCGGATCGGCAGCGGACCGGGGCGCGTGGCCGCCTCCACGGCGCACCTCGGCATCGCCTCGCGGCTGTGGTCGATCGGGCTGGGGTGCGCGGCGCTGGCCGGCCGGGTGCCGGACCTGGCCGCCGACCGGGTCTGGTGGCGCCTGCCCACCGCGGGATCACTGGAGCTGTGGCTGCCCGAGCCCGGGGAACTGCCGGCCGAGGAGCTCGGCGAGAGCGTGCTGGGGAACCTGGCCCTGCTCGACGCGGGTCTGCGGGAGCGGCTGCGGGTCTCGCCCAAGGTGCTGCGCGGCAACGCCGCGTCGGGGCTGGTCGGGGCACTGCGGGTGCTGACGGACCGGGTGGCGGGCCGGGTAGCCGTGGACCTGGCGGCCGCCCTCCTGGCCGAGGACGGGCCACTGGGCGGCACCGGCACCTTCGTCCACGAGGAGGGGCTCGGGGTGGCCTTCGCACGGCGCAGCTGCTGCCTCTACTACCAGGTGCCGGGCGGCGGCTTCTGCGGGGACTGCGTGCTGCGCACACGCTAG
- a CDS encoding S8 family peptidase: MLAATLGAALAFGAPAALAGTAPVSPSASASAPAAAAAPQAAAPTSQSATWVAGTRAYLVITAPGDSSAVRAAVAANGGTVFANYDAIGVIVAHSASGTFATTMRGVSGVQQVGATRTSDVPADAYNPALPANPAQATTPAGEPVRADMTQIKADQAWAVTTGSPSVKVGILDTGVDDQHQDLAPNFNAADSASCAYGKADTRTGSWRDVGTHGTHVAGTVAAAKNGKGVIGVAPSVKISSVRIAEPGSSLFFAENTVCGFMWAGDHGFKVTNNSYYTDPWQFNCPDNADQAAIIEGVKRAQEYAEGKGSLQVAAAGNSNIDLANKRTDTESPNDSTPVTRTITNACLDIPTELPGVVTVSAMGTTAKASYSNFGLNVIDVTAPGGDTTGIYSTQPGGKYGTMSGTSMASPHVTGVAALLASTNPGITPAQLRDKLATQANDVACPSDSRCTGTTAKNGFFGEGQVDALKAVGSTPPPGKYFENLGDFAIADNTTVESPITVSGVTGNAPATLKVGVNIVHTYIGDLKVDLVAPDGTVYTVHNRAGGSTDNINTVYTVNASSEVAAGTWKLRVNDNAGGDIGKIDSWNLTF; this comes from the coding sequence GTGCTGGCCGCCACCCTCGGCGCCGCACTTGCTTTCGGGGCTCCCGCCGCGCTCGCCGGCACCGCCCCCGTCTCGCCCTCCGCCTCCGCTTCCGCCCCGGCGGCCGCGGCGGCGCCCCAGGCCGCGGCCCCGACTTCCCAGAGTGCGACCTGGGTTGCCGGCACCCGTGCCTACCTCGTGATCACCGCTCCCGGTGACAGCTCGGCGGTGCGTGCCGCCGTCGCCGCCAACGGCGGCACGGTCTTCGCGAACTACGACGCGATCGGCGTCATCGTCGCCCACTCCGCCTCCGGCACCTTCGCCACCACCATGCGCGGTGTGAGCGGGGTCCAGCAGGTCGGCGCCACCCGCACCTCGGACGTGCCGGCGGACGCCTACAACCCGGCGCTCCCCGCCAACCCGGCGCAGGCCACGACCCCGGCGGGCGAGCCGGTCCGCGCCGACATGACCCAGATCAAGGCCGACCAGGCCTGGGCCGTCACCACCGGCTCCCCCTCCGTCAAGGTCGGCATCCTGGACACCGGTGTGGACGACCAGCACCAGGACCTGGCGCCGAACTTCAACGCGGCGGACTCCGCTTCCTGCGCGTACGGCAAGGCCGACACCCGCACCGGCTCCTGGCGCGACGTGGGCACCCACGGCACGCACGTGGCCGGTACGGTCGCGGCCGCCAAGAACGGCAAGGGCGTCATCGGCGTGGCTCCGAGCGTGAAGATCTCCTCGGTGCGCATCGCCGAGCCGGGCTCCTCGCTCTTCTTCGCCGAGAACACCGTCTGCGGCTTCATGTGGGCGGGTGACCACGGCTTCAAGGTCACCAACAACAGCTACTACACCGACCCGTGGCAGTTCAACTGCCCGGACAACGCCGACCAGGCCGCGATCATCGAGGGCGTCAAGCGCGCCCAGGAGTACGCGGAGGGCAAGGGTTCGCTGCAGGTCGCGGCGGCCGGCAACTCCAACATCGACCTGGCCAACAAGCGGACCGACACCGAGAGCCCGAACGACTCGACGCCGGTCACCCGCACCATCACCAACGCCTGCCTCGACATCCCGACCGAACTCCCGGGCGTGGTCACGGTCTCGGCGATGGGCACCACCGCGAAGGCCTCGTACTCCAACTTCGGCCTGAACGTCATCGACGTCACGGCTCCCGGCGGCGACACCACCGGCATCTACAGCACCCAGCCGGGCGGCAAGTACGGCACCATGAGCGGCACCTCGATGGCCTCCCCGCACGTGACCGGTGTGGCCGCGCTGCTGGCGAGCACCAACCCGGGCATCACCCCGGCGCAGCTGCGCGACAAGCTGGCCACCCAGGCCAACGACGTCGCCTGCCCGTCGGACAGCCGCTGCACGGGCACCACCGCCAAGAACGGCTTCTTCGGCGAGGGACAGGTCGACGCGCTCAAGGCGGTGGGCTCCACCCCGCCGCCCGGCAAGTACTTCGAGAACCTCGGTGACTTCGCCATCGCGGACAACACCACCGTGGAGAGCCCCATCACCGTCAGCGGGGTGACCGGCAACGCGCCGGCCACCCTCAAGGTGGGCGTGAACATCGTGCACACCTACATCGGTGACCTGAAGGTGGACCTCGTCGCCCCCGACGGCACCGTGTACACCGTGCACAACCGCGCCGGCGGGAGCACCGACAACATCAACACCGTCTACACCGTGAACGCCTCCTCCGAGGTCGCGGCAGGCACCTGGAAGCTCCGGGTGAACGACAACGCCGGCGGCGACATCGGCAAGATCGACTCCTGGAACCTGACCTTCTAG
- a CDS encoding cation:dicarboxylate symporter family transporter: MAARRDRTHYLYIAVIAAVLLGIAVGFAAPGVAVELKPLGTGFVNLIKMMISPVIFCTIVLGIGSVRKAAKVGAVGGLALGYFMVMSTVALAIGLLVGNLLDPGSGLHLTEAARHAGEAQAKAGGAQSTPEFLLGIIPTTLVSAFTGGQVLQTLLVALLCGFALQAMGAAGEPVLRGIGHVQKLVFRVLAMIMWAAPVGAFGAIAAVVGATGIDALKSLAVIMIGFYTTCLIFVFVVLGTLLRVCTGVSVFALLRYLSREFLLILSTSSSESALPRLIAKMEHLGVSRPVTGITVPTGYSFNLDGTAIYLTMSSLFVAEAMGKPLALGEQISLLLFMIIASKGAAGVTGAGLATLAGGLQSHRPELVDGVGLIVGIDRFMSEARALTNFAGNAVATVLIGTWTKEFDHGRAAEVLAGRLPFDETTLVDDAHVEPVGAVPPQTAGDKDRVPV, translated from the coding sequence GTGGCCGCCAGGCGCGACAGAACGCACTATCTCTACATCGCGGTGATCGCCGCGGTGCTCCTCGGTATCGCCGTCGGCTTCGCCGCCCCCGGCGTGGCCGTGGAGCTCAAGCCGCTCGGCACCGGCTTCGTCAACCTCATCAAGATGATGATCTCGCCTGTGATCTTCTGCACGATCGTGCTGGGGATCGGCTCGGTCCGCAAGGCCGCCAAGGTGGGCGCGGTGGGCGGGCTCGCCCTCGGCTACTTCATGGTGATGTCCACGGTGGCCCTGGCCATCGGCCTGCTGGTGGGGAACCTGCTGGATCCGGGCAGCGGGCTGCACCTGACCGAGGCCGCGCGCCATGCGGGCGAGGCCCAGGCCAAGGCCGGCGGGGCGCAGAGCACCCCCGAGTTCCTGCTCGGGATCATCCCGACCACGCTGGTGTCCGCCTTCACCGGCGGGCAGGTGCTCCAGACGCTGCTGGTGGCGCTGCTGTGCGGGTTCGCGCTCCAGGCCATGGGAGCTGCGGGCGAACCCGTGCTGCGCGGCATCGGGCACGTGCAGAAGCTGGTCTTCCGGGTACTGGCGATGATCATGTGGGCGGCGCCGGTGGGCGCCTTCGGGGCGATCGCGGCGGTGGTCGGAGCCACCGGCATCGACGCGCTGAAGTCCCTCGCCGTCATCATGATCGGCTTCTACACGACCTGTCTGATCTTCGTGTTCGTGGTGCTGGGCACCCTGCTGCGGGTGTGCACGGGGGTCAGCGTGTTCGCCCTGCTGCGCTACCTGAGCCGGGAGTTCCTGCTGATCCTGTCCACCTCCTCCTCGGAGTCGGCGCTGCCGCGGCTGATCGCGAAGATGGAGCACCTGGGGGTGTCGCGCCCGGTCACCGGGATCACGGTGCCGACCGGATACTCCTTCAACCTGGACGGGACCGCGATCTACCTGACGATGTCCTCACTGTTCGTCGCGGAGGCGATGGGCAAGCCGCTCGCGCTGGGCGAGCAGATCTCCCTGCTGCTGTTCATGATCATCGCCTCGAAGGGCGCGGCCGGGGTCACCGGCGCGGGCCTCGCCACACTCGCCGGCGGACTCCAGTCGCACCGGCCGGAACTGGTCGACGGGGTCGGCCTGATCGTGGGCATCGACCGGTTCATGAGCGAGGCGCGGGCGCTGACCAACTTCGCGGGCAACGCCGTCGCCACGGTCCTCATCGGGACATGGACGAAGGAGTTCGACCACGGACGGGCCGCCGAAGTGCTGGCCGGGCGGCTGCCGTTCGACGAGACCACGCTGGTCGACGACGCGCACGTCGAACCGGTGGGCGCCGTGCCGCCCCAGACGGCCGGCGACAAGGACCGCGTACCGGTGTAG
- a CDS encoding sensor histidine kinase: protein MFRLPRPPRSLAGQLFAMQVLLVAVVVAGCAVFAYATARGQAEEAARRQAGAVARAVADSPSVQEAVREAVRGTDPTSRLQPYAERVRVDSGVDFVTIMDPAGRRWTHPDPRRIGERFMGNTAPALRGETFSETYTGTLGPSIRVVTPLNDDGRVVGMVSAGITVRAISARLASQLTALAWVAAAALALGGAGTYIVNARLRRHTHGMNAAELSRMYDYHQAALHGVREGLLMLDGQRRITLINDAGRELLGLRDAMTGTGVADLGLPAPLTGALLADRPRVDEVHLTADRVLVVNSSPVAGGGRRGTVVTLRDHTELQVLTGELDHERGFTQALRSQAHEAANRLHTVVSLIELGRAQEAVEFATAELELAQALTDEVVTAVGEPVLVALLLGKAAQAHERGVELVVTPDSTAVDGAAGTPPARDLVTVVGNLVDNAMDALTGVPGGRIAVTVRSGADGLLLRVADSGPGLPEGVDVFRRGWSGKGEGRGLGLALVRQVALRHGGTAEAAQPPGGGAEFTVRLPVRPEPRP from the coding sequence ATGTTCCGTTTGCCCCGGCCGCCGCGCAGCCTCGCCGGCCAGCTCTTCGCCATGCAGGTGCTGCTGGTCGCCGTGGTCGTCGCCGGCTGCGCCGTCTTCGCGTACGCCACCGCGCGCGGCCAGGCCGAGGAGGCCGCCCGGCGCCAGGCCGGGGCCGTGGCCCGCGCGGTCGCCGACTCCCCGTCGGTCCAGGAGGCCGTACGGGAAGCCGTGCGCGGCACCGATCCCACCTCCCGGCTCCAGCCGTACGCGGAGCGGGTCCGGGTCGACTCGGGAGTGGACTTCGTGACGATCATGGATCCGGCCGGGCGGCGCTGGACCCACCCCGACCCGCGCCGGATCGGCGAGCGCTTCATGGGCAACACGGCCCCCGCCCTGCGCGGCGAGACCTTCAGCGAGACCTACACGGGCACCCTCGGGCCCTCGATCCGCGTGGTCACCCCGCTCAACGACGACGGCCGCGTCGTCGGCATGGTCAGCGCCGGGATCACCGTCCGCGCGATCAGCGCGCGGCTCGCCTCCCAGCTCACCGCACTCGCCTGGGTCGCCGCCGCCGCCCTCGCGCTCGGCGGGGCGGGCACGTACATCGTCAACGCCCGGTTGCGCCGCCACACCCACGGGATGAACGCGGCCGAACTCAGCCGGATGTACGACTACCACCAGGCGGCCCTGCACGGGGTGCGCGAAGGGCTGCTGATGCTCGACGGCCAGCGCAGGATCACCCTGATCAACGACGCAGGACGGGAACTGCTGGGCCTGCGGGACGCGATGACGGGCACCGGCGTCGCCGACCTGGGACTGCCCGCGCCGCTCACCGGAGCCCTGCTCGCGGACCGGCCCCGGGTGGACGAGGTGCACCTGACCGCCGACCGGGTGCTCGTCGTCAACAGCTCACCCGTCGCGGGCGGCGGCCGCCGGGGAACGGTGGTGACCCTGCGCGACCATACCGAACTCCAGGTACTGACAGGGGAGTTGGATCACGAACGCGGATTCACCCAGGCCCTGCGCTCCCAGGCCCACGAGGCGGCGAACCGGCTCCACACGGTGGTCTCGCTCATCGAACTGGGCCGCGCGCAGGAGGCGGTGGAGTTCGCCACCGCCGAACTGGAACTGGCGCAGGCGCTCACCGATGAGGTGGTCACCGCCGTCGGAGAGCCGGTGCTCGTGGCGCTGCTGCTCGGCAAGGCCGCCCAGGCGCACGAGCGGGGCGTCGAGCTGGTCGTCACCCCCGACAGCACGGCCGTCGACGGCGCGGCCGGGACCCCGCCGGCCCGGGACCTGGTCACCGTGGTCGGCAACCTCGTGGACAACGCCATGGACGCGCTCACCGGCGTTCCCGGCGGACGGATCGCGGTCACCGTGCGCTCCGGCGCCGACGGACTGCTACTGCGCGTGGCCGACAGCGGCCCGGGCCTGCCCGAAGGGGTGGACGTGTTCCGGCGCGGCTGGTCCGGCAAGGGCGAGGGACGCGGACTGGGCCTGGCCCTCGTACGGCAGGTGGCGCTACGCCACGGCGGCACCGCGGAAGCGGCCCAGCCGCCGGGCGGGGGCGCCGAGTTCACCGTACGGCTCCCCGTGCGGCCGGAGCCGCGGCCGTGA
- a CDS encoding response regulator, which produces MSAPEVRVLIVEDDPVAADAHALYVGRVPGFTAVGTVHSLVEATRALERTRVDLLLLDLGLPDGNGLRFARGLRAAGHPVDVIVVTSARDLAVVRESVSLGVVQYVLKPFAFPTLRERLLRYAEFRATAGEAAGQDDVDRAMAALRAPRPAELPKGLSAPTLDRVAALLRAATEGLTAAGAAEAAGISRITARRYLEHLVDTGRADRTPRYGQVGRPELHYRWLAAAAAGSVSKV; this is translated from the coding sequence GTGAGCGCGCCCGAGGTGCGGGTCCTGATCGTCGAGGACGACCCCGTCGCCGCCGACGCGCACGCGCTCTACGTGGGCCGGGTCCCCGGCTTCACCGCCGTCGGCACCGTCCACTCGCTGGTGGAGGCGACCCGGGCCCTGGAGCGGACCCGCGTCGACCTGCTGCTGCTCGACCTCGGCCTGCCCGACGGGAACGGCCTGCGCTTCGCGCGCGGGCTGCGGGCCGCGGGCCATCCCGTCGACGTGATCGTGGTGACCTCGGCGCGGGACCTGGCCGTGGTCCGCGAGAGCGTCTCGCTCGGTGTGGTCCAGTACGTACTGAAGCCCTTCGCCTTCCCGACCCTGCGCGAACGGCTCCTGCGCTACGCCGAGTTCCGGGCGACGGCGGGGGAGGCGGCCGGCCAGGACGACGTGGACCGCGCGATGGCGGCCCTGCGCGCGCCCCGCCCGGCCGAGCTCCCCAAGGGGCTGAGCGCGCCGACCCTGGACCGGGTCGCCGCCCTGCTGCGGGCGGCGACCGAGGGGCTGACCGCGGCGGGGGCGGCCGAGGCGGCCGGGATCTCCCGGATCACCGCCCGCCGGTACCTGGAGCACCTGGTGGACACCGGCCGCGCGGACCGCACTCCCCGGTACGGCCAGGTCGGCCGCCCCGAACTGCACTACCGCTGGCTCGCGGCGGCCGCGGCCGGCTCGGTGTCGAAGGTGTAG
- the melC2 gene encoding tyrosinase MelC2 produces the protein MTVRKNQAALTPEERRAFTNALLELKRTGRYDRLVTTHNGFIMSDTDSGDRVGHRSPSFLPWHRRFLLEFETALQAVDASVSLPYWDWTADRTTRSSLWAADFLGGTGRARDGQVLDGPFAYATGKWNIAVRVDGRAYLRRALGAGVAGLPTKEEVEAVLAMSVYDTAPWNSASNGGFRNSLEGWRGANLHNRVHVWVGGQMATGVSPNDPVFWMHHAYVDKLWAEWQARHPHSGYLPAAGTPNVVDLGDTMRPWNDVTPADLLDHRKFYTFDTEPAAAAASQR, from the coding sequence ATGACCGTCCGCAAGAACCAGGCCGCGCTCACTCCCGAGGAGCGGCGCGCCTTCACCAACGCGCTGCTCGAGCTGAAGCGCACCGGCCGCTACGACCGGCTCGTCACCACCCACAACGGCTTCATCATGAGCGACACGGACTCGGGCGACCGGGTAGGGCACCGCTCGCCCTCCTTTCTTCCGTGGCACCGCCGCTTTCTGCTCGAGTTCGAAACGGCTCTGCAGGCTGTGGACGCGAGTGTTTCGCTCCCTTACTGGGACTGGACGGCCGACCGCACCACCCGCTCCTCGCTCTGGGCCGCCGACTTCCTCGGCGGCACCGGCCGGGCCCGCGACGGGCAGGTCCTCGACGGCCCGTTCGCGTACGCGACGGGCAAGTGGAACATAGCCGTACGGGTGGACGGGCGCGCCTACCTGCGCCGGGCGCTCGGCGCGGGCGTCGCCGGACTGCCGACCAAGGAGGAGGTGGAGGCCGTACTCGCCATGTCCGTCTACGACACGGCCCCCTGGAACAGCGCCTCGAACGGCGGCTTCCGCAACAGCCTGGAGGGCTGGCGCGGCGCCAACCTGCACAACCGGGTGCACGTGTGGGTCGGCGGCCAGATGGCCACCGGCGTCTCCCCCAACGACCCGGTGTTCTGGATGCACCACGCCTACGTGGACAAGCTGTGGGCCGAGTGGCAGGCCCGTCACCCGCACTCCGGCTACCTGCCGGCGGCCGGCACGCCGAACGTCGTGGACCTGGGCGACACGATGCGGCCGTGGAACGACGTCACCCCGGCCGACTTGCTGGACCACCGGAAGTTCTACACCTTCGACACCGAGCCGGCCGCGGCCGCCGCGAGCCAGCGGTAG
- the melC1 gene encoding apotyrosinase chaperone MelC1 yields MDTITRRQALGTTAGALTALGLAGVTARAAATDSRAATPSVGPVDEVYQGRRIRITTEGGGHHGGHHSPGLPTVRIDGRELHVMRNADGTWISVVNHYETHPDPASLARAAVRELQGAELAPFAPMGGTA; encoded by the coding sequence ATGGACACGATCACCCGTCGGCAGGCCTTGGGCACCACTGCCGGCGCACTCACCGCCCTCGGCCTTGCGGGCGTCACCGCGCGCGCGGCCGCCACCGATTCCCGGGCCGCCACCCCATCCGTCGGCCCGGTCGACGAGGTGTACCAGGGCCGGCGCATCCGGATAACCACCGAGGGCGGCGGCCACCACGGCGGCCACCACTCCCCCGGTCTGCCCACCGTCCGGATAGACGGCCGCGAGCTGCACGTGATGCGGAACGCCGACGGCACCTGGATCAGCGTGGTCAACCACTACGAAACGCATCCGGACCCGGCCTCGCTGGCCAGAGCCGCCGTACGCGAGCTCCAGGGCGCCGAGCTCGCGCCGTTCGCACCGATGGGAGGCACGGCATGA
- a CDS encoding DEAD/DEAH box helicase has translation MARKNLRPHQREAVDAVVRALELPAGGRVPANGLRTQVIMATGSGKSLVAVRSAEELRAGRVLVLVPSLDLLVQTVAAWREGGRSGRSLAVCSLRGEDAGVPTTTDPAELARWGGPSVDRLTVFATYASLGLGTLERAHLAGLPGWDLTVVDEAHRTSGRIGKPWAVVHDNARIPAVRRLYLTATPRVWQDGEETPDRGEGPRRGGELVASMEDDPQGPFGARCYTLSLSEAIDRGVCAPYRVVCVDVTDPQFRAAVLLGRDGRSDAVRGARLAALQTALVKAAAHEGFRRTLVFHHLTKEAEAFAAGLPAVAARLRLTSRRPHPVYPRTVWADWLCGQHTATHRRRVLGAFADGRVAEKAFLGSVRVLGEGVDTKECDSVYWADVRGSMPDLVQAVGRALRIRPGEGKVASLVVPVLLGPDETPETMLTSRAYGDLARLLEALRAHDSRLVEALAQPQTPSRTAAPAAASGTGTGAQALLSFSTPRDPALLAAFVRLRVLHPEHEHWRRGVEAARIYAGTAGDLKVPFGFKVPAGGGAWPPGLARFPLGQWIADARRTYRRGALGRERVARLDELGMVWSHFDVAFEEGLAVARAWAAEHGHLLPPADATWRGAPVGVWVKNQRAAARREGPGALSADRREALEAIDASWCPAWEISWQRAFHLTRLRLDAGGGLPLAPGEVLVQGEDLGGWVRTQRLNWERLSWAQRWLLEHTLGMAPATEAERPPPRRSHAAAWADHLEAAQLFHAREGHLRVPRTHVEPVGGQQRRLGSWIANQRSRAASLTPERVRALDALDMRW, from the coding sequence ATGGCGAGGAAGAACCTCCGGCCGCACCAGCGCGAGGCCGTCGACGCCGTGGTGCGGGCGCTGGAGCTGCCCGCCGGGGGCCGGGTGCCCGCGAACGGGCTGCGCACCCAGGTGATCATGGCCACGGGCTCGGGGAAGTCCCTCGTCGCCGTCCGCTCGGCCGAGGAGCTGCGGGCCGGGCGGGTGCTCGTACTGGTGCCCTCTCTGGATCTGCTGGTGCAGACCGTCGCGGCCTGGCGGGAGGGCGGCCGCAGCGGGCGGTCCCTGGCCGTGTGCTCGCTGCGCGGGGAGGACGCGGGCGTGCCCACGACCACCGATCCGGCCGAACTGGCCCGCTGGGGCGGCCCGTCGGTGGACCGGCTCACGGTGTTCGCCACGTACGCCTCGCTGGGCCTGGGCACTCTCGAACGCGCGCATCTCGCCGGACTCCCGGGCTGGGACCTGACCGTAGTCGACGAGGCGCACCGGACGTCGGGGCGGATCGGCAAACCCTGGGCGGTCGTGCACGACAACGCGCGGATCCCCGCCGTGCGCCGGCTCTACCTGACGGCCACGCCGCGTGTCTGGCAGGACGGCGAGGAGACGCCCGACCGGGGTGAGGGGCCGCGGCGGGGCGGCGAACTCGTGGCGTCCATGGAGGACGATCCGCAGGGGCCGTTCGGCGCGCGCTGCTACACGCTGTCCCTGTCCGAGGCCATCGACCGCGGCGTCTGCGCCCCGTACCGGGTGGTGTGCGTGGACGTCACCGACCCGCAGTTCCGGGCGGCCGTACTGCTGGGCAGGGACGGCCGCTCGGACGCGGTGCGCGGGGCACGGCTGGCGGCGCTGCAGACGGCGCTGGTGAAGGCGGCCGCCCACGAGGGGTTCCGGCGCACGCTCGTCTTCCACCACCTGACCAAGGAGGCGGAGGCCTTCGCGGCCGGGCTCCCGGCGGTGGCGGCCCGGCTGCGGCTCACGAGCCGCCGGCCGCACCCGGTGTACCCCCGTACCGTCTGGGCGGACTGGCTGTGCGGGCAGCACACGGCGACCCACCGGCGGCGGGTGCTGGGCGCGTTCGCGGACGGCCGGGTCGCCGAGAAGGCCTTCCTCGGCAGCGTCCGGGTGCTGGGCGAGGGCGTGGACACCAAGGAGTGCGACTCCGTCTACTGGGCCGACGTACGCGGTTCCATGCCCGATCTGGTGCAGGCGGTGGGGCGGGCGCTGCGGATCCGGCCCGGCGAGGGGAAGGTCGCCTCGCTGGTGGTGCCCGTACTGCTGGGACCGGACGAGACGCCCGAGACGATGCTCACCTCGCGGGCGTACGGGGACCTCGCGCGGCTGCTGGAAGCGCTGCGGGCGCACGACTCCCGCCTGGTCGAGGCCCTGGCCCAGCCGCAGACGCCGAGCCGGACGGCCGCCCCGGCGGCGGCCTCCGGTACGGGGACCGGGGCGCAGGCGCTGCTGAGCTTCTCCACGCCCCGGGATCCGGCGCTGCTGGCCGCCTTCGTCCGGCTGCGGGTGCTGCATCCGGAGCACGAGCACTGGCGGCGCGGCGTCGAGGCCGCCCGGATCTACGCGGGCACGGCCGGGGACCTGAAGGTGCCGTTCGGCTTCAAGGTGCCGGCGGGCGGCGGGGCGTGGCCGCCCGGGCTGGCGCGGTTCCCGCTGGGCCAGTGGATCGCGGACGCGCGCCGCACGTACCGCCGGGGCGCGCTCGGCCGTGAGCGGGTGGCCCGGCTCGACGAACTCGGCATGGTGTGGAGCCACTTCGACGTGGCCTTCGAGGAGGGGCTCGCGGTCGCCCGCGCCTGGGCGGCGGAGCACGGCCACCTGCTGCCGCCGGCGGATGCCACGTGGCGCGGCGCCCCGGTCGGAGTGTGGGTCAAGAACCAGCGGGCCGCGGCCCGCCGCGAGGGACCGGGGGCGCTGTCCGCGGACCGGCGGGAGGCCCTGGAGGCGATCGACGCGTCCTGGTGCCCCGCCTGGGAGATCTCCTGGCAGCGCGCCTTCCACCTGACCCGGCTACGTCTGGACGCGGGCGGCGGGCTCCCCCTGGCGCCCGGCGAGGTGCTGGTCCAGGGCGAGGACCTGGGCGGGTGGGTCCGTACCCAGCGCCTGAACTGGGAGCGGCTGTCCTGGGCGCAGCGCTGGCTGCTGGAGCACACCCTCGGGATGGCTCCGGCGACCGAGGCGGAACGCCCGCCGCCGCGCCGCAGTCACGCCGCCGCGTGGGCGGACCACCTGGAGGCGGCCCAGCTGTTCCACGCCCGCGAAGGGCACCTCAGGGTCCCCCGTACGCATGTGGAGCCGGTCGGCGGCCAACAGCGGCGGCTGGGCTCCTGGATCGCCAACCAGCGCTCCCGCGCCGCCTCCCTCACCCCGGAGCGGGTGAGGGCCCTGGACGCGCTGGACATGCGCTGGTAA
- a CDS encoding NAD-dependent epimerase/dehydratase family protein, whose translation MGMTDTKKVLLAGASGVLGRHITEALTRTGHTVIGLGRGAAADVRADLMNRDQLLRAVDGLKIETVVHAATALRDAPMRHKDMFATDDLRLTGTRHLMEAARAVGARRVIAESMVFGYGYRDFGDHVITEDADLFGPAGDVAVERHIEGMRVKERLVLGAEGIEGVALRFGLFYGAGGTEALVEMLRKRKIPAVADRGRVLPWVDLADAGRAVALAVEGGRAGQAYNIVDDTPTGFGAHVRAVAEAFATPKPLTVPAWLMRPFPYAHRMVMTNMRVSNAKARAELGWAPSHAGCAEGLRALAGR comes from the coding sequence ATGGGTATGACCGACACCAAGAAGGTACTGCTGGCGGGGGCGAGCGGAGTCCTGGGGCGCCACATCACCGAGGCCCTCACCCGCACCGGCCACACCGTGATCGGCCTCGGCCGCGGCGCCGCGGCCGACGTGCGGGCCGACCTGATGAACCGCGACCAGCTGCTCCGCGCCGTCGACGGCCTCAAGATCGAGACCGTGGTGCACGCGGCCACCGCCCTGCGCGACGCGCCGATGCGGCACAAGGACATGTTCGCGACGGACGACCTGCGGCTGACCGGTACCCGGCACCTCATGGAGGCCGCCCGCGCCGTCGGAGCCCGCCGCGTCATCGCCGAGTCGATGGTCTTCGGATACGGCTACCGGGACTTCGGCGACCACGTGATCACCGAGGACGCCGACCTGTTCGGCCCGGCCGGCGACGTGGCCGTGGAACGCCACATCGAAGGCATGCGCGTCAAGGAGCGGCTGGTCCTGGGCGCCGAGGGAATCGAGGGCGTCGCCCTGCGCTTCGGGCTCTTCTACGGCGCCGGGGGCACCGAGGCCCTCGTGGAGATGCTGCGCAAGCGGAAGATCCCGGCGGTCGCCGACCGCGGCAGGGTGCTGCCCTGGGTGGACCTGGCGGACGCCGGACGGGCCGTGGCGCTCGCCGTCGAAGGCGGCCGCGCGGGGCAGGCGTACAACATCGTCGACGACACCCCGACCGGATTCGGCGCGCACGTCAGGGCGGTCGCCGAGGCGTTCGCCACCCCGAAGCCGCTGACCGTGCCCGCCTGGCTGATGCGCCCCTTCCCGTACGCCCACCGGATGGTCATGACGAACATGCGGGTGTCCAACGCGAAGGCGAGGGCCGAACTGGGATGGGCGCCGAGCCACGCCGGCTGCGCCGAGGGGCTGCGCGCGCTCGCCGGGCGCTGA